Proteins encoded in a region of the Cygnus olor isolate bCygOlo1 chromosome 4, bCygOlo1.pri.v2, whole genome shotgun sequence genome:
- the ARHGEF38 gene encoding rho guanine nucleotide exchange factor 38 — MASTDSTGGRRRNLALLRHKLYMGERRRTEPVVESSAAGEHGALRRSQSDRTEYSQKLQEKMAPQSESSSLATLPQEDEEATRRMMAKRVKIIAELMQTERDYISDLDLCIKEVIQPLRNKQIVHFDVDGLFSNIESVHQISAKLLSLLEEATTDVEPPMQVIGEVFLQIKGPLEDTYKIYCYRHDDAHTMLESYEKDEELKQHLRHCVQSLKKMYEEEGKPNLMDMGSLMIKPVQRVMKYPLLLCELLNSTPASHPDHKALQEALFAMKNINVNINELKRRKDLVLKYKRNDDDETLKEKFSRLNIHSISKKSKRVTSHLKILTGGEPQVKDQTFNREEKLFRSLEKTVKLCVKNISSSSQHLQDSIHLAAQNITGLQEVLQDKEDEVKNHSKKLNNTANLCEDLMAQLDKLVLIPLSALQALFAGPQKLIQKRYDKLLDYNSCLQRSTGEELDLAKKDYEALNAQLVEELQVFNQAAKKIVLNCLYCFITLLRNIMSAALQSNSSVVVPVPLSSSSICEVQNQLMEEVHKLNFVKENSSATFIERKLSFEKKKPVPSPLESPRQTEADRSKLLSTYSTELLYQAKRKCNATQEFDIDLHEGELVAVVEQKDPFGSTSRWLVDTGNLKGYVYSSFLRPYNPAKVQKDVTENNFCDDDFDNISLFVSSRPSSDSSTSPGHKKSDSSSSLHFCENPTTNGTGTGAFQDMDDQQTFYAVYAFQARNDQELSLEEYQKVRILRFSDLSGNKEWWLAEAKGQKGYVPSNYLGKMTYA, encoded by the exons aaaaaatggcCCCACAGTCAGAGTCCTCATCCCTGGCCACTTTGCCCCAGGAGGATGAAGAAGCTACCAGACGTATGATGGCCAAGAGAGTAAAAATCATCGCAGAGCTCATGCAGACAGAGAGGGACTATATCAGCGACCTGGATCTCTGCATCAAGGAAGTGATTCAGCCTCTGAGAAACAAGCAG ATTGTTCACTTTGACGTGGATGGCTTGTTTAGCAACATTGAATCGGTCCATCAAATATCAGCCaaactgctgtcactgttggAAGAAGCCACGACAGATGTGGAACCACCCATGCAAGTAATCG GGGAAGTGTTCTTGCAGATTAAAGGCCCACTAGAAGACACATATAAAATCTACTGCTATCGCCACGATGATGCGCACACCATGCTGGAATCCTATGAAAAGGATGAAGAACTAAAGCAGCATTTAAGACACTGTGTACAGTCCTTAAA aaagatGTATGAGGAAGA AGGAAAGCCAAATCTAATGGATATGGGATCCCTGATGATCAAACCAGTACAACGGGTGATGAAATATCCCTTGTTACTCTGTGAACTCTTGAATTCAACTCCTGCTTCTCACCCTGACCACAAGGCTCTACAAGAGGCCCTTTTTGCTATGAAAAACATTAATGTGAACATCAATGAActtaaaaggaggaaagatttAG TGCTGAAGTATAAGAggaatgatgatgatgaaacccttaaagaaaagttttcccGACTGAATATTCACTCCATTAGCAAGAAATCCAAGAGGGTCACCAGCCATCTGAAAATACTGACGGGGGGAGAACCTCAG GTGAAAGATCAAACCTTTAAtagggaagaaaagctgtttcgAAGTTTAGAGAAGACCGTGAAATTGTGTGTGAAGAACATTTCATCCTCCTCACAACACCTACAG GATTCCATACATCTGGCTGCACAGAACATAACTGGGCTTCAGGAAGTCTTGCAAGACAAAGAAGATGAAGTCAAGAACCACTCGAAAAAACTAAACAATACTGCAAATCTCTGTGAAGACCTT ATGGCTCAACTGGACAAGCTTGTTTTGATTCCTCTCTCAGCACTACAAGCTTTGTTTGCAGGCCCACAGAAGCTCATCCAGAAGCGCTACGACAAGTTGTTGGACTACAACAGCTGCCTTCAGAGGTCAACAGGAGAAGAGCTGGACCTGGCAAAGAAAGATTATGAGGCTTTAAATGCACAGCTAGTGGAGGAACTTCAGGTATTCAACCAAGCAGCCAAAAAGATTGTGTTGAACTGCCTGTATTGCTTCATCACCCTCCTCAGGAATATTATGTCTGCAGCACTTCAATCAAATTCTTCTGTGGTGGTGCCTGTTCCA CTGTCTTCCTCAAGCATCTGTGAAGTGCAGAATCAGTTGATGGAGGAGGTTCACAAGCTgaattttgtaaaagaaaacagcagcgCAACctttattgaaagaaaactgagctttgaaaaaaagaaacctgtcCCTTCTCCA ctcGAATCCCCACGCCAAACAGAAGCCGACAGGTCCAAGCTGCTGTCTACGTACAGCACGGAACTGCTGTATCAAGCTAAGCGCAAGTGCAATGCCACGCAGGAATTCGATATTGATTTGCATGAAGGAGAATTGGTGGCTGTCGTGGAGCAAAAGGACCCCTTCGGAAGTACGAGCAGATGGCTTGTTGACACAGGAA ACCTTAAGGGGTACGTGTATTCCTCCTTCCTGAGGCCTTACAATCCAGCCAAAGTGCAGAAGGATGTAACAGAGAACAACTTCTGTGATGATGATTTTGATAATATCAGCCTCTTTGTCTCTTCACGGCCCTCCTCTGACAGCAGCACAAGTCCAGGGCACAAGAAAAGTGACAGCAGCTCATCTCTTCACTTCTGTGAAAATCCGACAACTAATGGCACAGGGACTGGTGCTTTTCAGGATATGGATGATCAGCAA ACCTTCTACGCTGTTTATGCATTTCAAGCAAGAAATGATCAGGAACTCAGTCTTGAGGAGTACCAGAAGGTTAGGATACTTCGTTTTTCTGACCTGAGTGGCAATAAAGAATGGTGGCTAGCAGAAGCCAAAGGTCAGAAAGGATATGTACCATCTAATTATCTCGGGAAGATGACATACGCTTAG